In the genome of Salinispirillum sp. LH 10-3-1, one region contains:
- the argH gene encoding argininosuccinate lyase produces the protein MSDTQTNVQWGGRFSESTDAFVAAFTASVGFDRRLYRHDIAGSVAHATMLAKVGVLTDTERDQIVGGLKEVQADIEAGRFEWSVALEDVHMNVEKALTDKIGLVGKKLHTGRSRNDQVATDIRLYLRDEIDHLLAEITRLQTGLINLAEQEADTIMPGFTHLQTAQPVTFGHHLLAWNEMLVRDYDRLVDCRKRVNVLPLGAAALAGTTYPIDRVYTAELLGFDKPTENSLDSVSDRDFAIEFASAASLIMMHLSRMSEELVLWTSAQFNFIELPDRFCTGSSIMPQKKNPDVPELVRGKSGRIFGHLVSLLTLMKSQPLAYNKDNQEDKEPIFDTVDNLGGSLRAFADMIPHIRAKRDSMREAAIRGFSTATDLADYLVKKGMAFRDAHEVVGKSVAYGIAQNKDLGQMTLAELQQFSDTIADDVFAVLTLEGSVAARDHLGGTAPKQVRAAAQRARDLLSQRG, from the coding sequence ATGTCAGACACTCAGACTAACGTCCAGTGGGGCGGTCGTTTCAGCGAATCCACCGATGCCTTTGTCGCGGCGTTTACCGCCAGCGTAGGTTTTGACCGTCGTCTGTACCGTCATGACATCGCTGGTTCGGTTGCTCATGCGACCATGTTGGCAAAAGTGGGGGTGTTGACTGACACCGAACGTGACCAAATTGTCGGTGGTCTCAAAGAAGTGCAGGCCGACATTGAAGCTGGGCGCTTTGAATGGAGTGTGGCACTGGAAGACGTGCACATGAACGTTGAAAAAGCGCTGACCGATAAAATTGGTTTGGTGGGCAAAAAGCTGCACACCGGACGGTCACGTAATGACCAAGTTGCGACCGATATCCGCCTCTATCTGCGCGATGAAATTGATCACCTGCTGGCCGAAATCACACGTTTGCAGACCGGGCTGATCAACTTGGCCGAGCAAGAAGCTGACACCATTATGCCGGGCTTTACCCACTTGCAAACAGCACAGCCGGTGACCTTTGGGCACCATCTCTTGGCCTGGAATGAAATGCTGGTGCGTGACTATGACCGCTTAGTGGATTGTCGCAAGCGGGTTAATGTCTTGCCCCTGGGTGCGGCAGCCTTGGCAGGTACGACCTACCCGATTGACCGGGTTTATACCGCTGAATTATTGGGCTTCGACAAGCCAACGGAAAACAGCCTGGACAGCGTATCCGACCGGGACTTTGCCATTGAATTTGCCAGTGCCGCGTCTTTGATCATGATGCACCTGTCGCGTATGTCCGAAGAGCTGGTGTTGTGGACCTCGGCGCAGTTCAATTTCATCGAACTGCCCGACCGCTTCTGCACCGGCTCGTCGATCATGCCGCAGAAGAAAAACCCTGATGTACCGGAGCTGGTACGCGGCAAGTCAGGCCGTATTTTCGGTCACTTGGTGTCCTTGCTGACACTGATGAAGTCGCAACCCTTGGCCTACAACAAAGACAACCAAGAAGACAAAGAACCGATTTTCGACACTGTTGACAACTTAGGCGGCTCGTTACGCGCATTTGCCGACATGATTCCGCACATTCGTGCCAAGCGTGACAGCATGCGCGAAGCGGCCATTCGTGGTTTTTCTACCGCGACCGACCTCGCCGATTACTTGGTGAAAAAGGGCATGGCCTTCCGCGATGCCCATGAAGTTGTGGGTAAATCCGTTGCTTACGGTATCGCGCAGAATAAAGACCTCGGTCAGATGACGTTGGCAGAGCTGCAGCAGTTCAGCGATACCATCGCGGATGATGTCTTTGCGGTGCTGACGCTGGAAGGCTCAGTCGCGGCGCGTGACCATCTCGGCGGGACCGCACCCAAGCAGGTGCGCGCGGCGGCGCAGCGGGCGCGTGACTTATTGTCACAGCGCGGCTAA
- a CDS encoding NRDE family protein, with amino-acid sequence MCLITFAYQQHDDYPLLLAANRDEFYARPTRALDYWPDQPSLLAGKDLQAGGTWMGVIARGPNTGRFAALTNIRQLPAPDIKAPSRGELVTKVLLTAQSIPECLKAIELRGHQYQGFNLVAGDASGIWYLSNRVPGVRALDPGVYSLSNGTLDEPWPKTTLAHQQLKDFMAEPSSVRDLALLLSSRSRAPDEALPRTGIALDWERALSAQWIDIPEYGTRAQTGFLVTAQGEAQLYEQTLLPGPGTPLPAGQQFRLPGFW; translated from the coding sequence ATGTGCTTGATCACCTTTGCCTATCAGCAGCATGACGATTACCCGCTGTTGCTGGCGGCCAATCGCGATGAATTCTATGCGCGCCCCACGCGAGCGTTGGATTATTGGCCCGATCAACCCAGTCTGTTGGCCGGTAAGGATTTGCAAGCCGGTGGAACCTGGATGGGCGTCATCGCGCGCGGACCCAATACTGGGCGCTTTGCGGCACTGACGAATATTCGTCAGTTGCCAGCACCGGATATAAAAGCACCGTCAAGAGGTGAGTTAGTAACCAAGGTACTGCTGACGGCGCAGTCCATACCTGAGTGTTTGAAGGCGATAGAGCTGCGCGGCCATCAGTATCAAGGTTTTAACCTAGTGGCAGGCGATGCCTCGGGGATATGGTATTTGAGCAATCGGGTGCCCGGTGTGCGTGCCCTCGACCCTGGAGTCTACAGTCTCAGCAATGGGACTCTGGACGAACCATGGCCGAAAACGACTTTGGCGCACCAGCAACTCAAAGACTTTATGGCGGAGCCTTCTTCGGTTCGGGATTTGGCGCTATTGCTCTCCAGTCGGTCGCGTGCGCCAGACGAAGCTTTACCCCGTACCGGTATTGCCTTGGATTGGGAGCGCGCGTTGTCGGCGCAATGGATCGATATTCCAGAGTACGGCACCCGGGCGCAAACCGGCTTTTTGGTTACTGCACAGGGCGAGGCGCAGCTCTATGAACAAACCCTGTTGCCCGGACCGGGTACGCCGTTACCGGCGGGTCAGCAATTTCGCTTACCGGGTTTCTGGTAG
- a CDS encoding MFS transporter → MPRYLMPLAALFTGVALLLLGNGLLNTIVTLAGEHRGFSTTLLGALSSGYFLGFFIGIWIVVPLIRRVGHIRAFAFCAALAAAASLIHTLSAHPLMWFLLRVIYGVALVSLYAIIESWLNAAAPAEQRSKVFSIYMVISLGAVALAQQLLRLDSPAAFTLFVLAAVLLCLGLLPVTMTRLAQPNNLELPSFKFDVLWKGSPVAAATSGFSGLVLGAFWGLAPVFAARSGLDAGGIAGMMSAAIVGGIVGQIPLGYFSDSHDRRLVLAVMMVVAVVVSVLMLFFTSPSWLYLFMAAWGAMTFALYPIAIALMVDHLEPDDVLSGSSGLLMLYGVGAAFGPLIAGVWMDWQGVSALPTYFAVMLAILLGILLYSIQQTPDEGIDHPGHFSPMLRTTPQGLEMMPDAPEDFSEFTGTFNDDEGSVLPVDDDLPETR, encoded by the coding sequence ATGCCCCGTTACCTCATGCCACTCGCGGCATTGTTCACCGGCGTCGCTTTACTGTTGCTGGGCAACGGGCTGCTGAACACCATTGTGACCTTGGCGGGCGAGCATCGTGGTTTTTCCACCACTTTATTGGGTGCGCTGAGCTCAGGCTACTTTCTGGGGTTTTTCATCGGCATCTGGATCGTCGTACCGCTCATTCGCCGTGTGGGGCATATTCGCGCCTTTGCGTTCTGTGCTGCCCTGGCAGCAGCGGCCAGTTTGATTCATACGCTCAGTGCACACCCTTTGATGTGGTTCTTATTACGCGTTATCTACGGGGTCGCTCTGGTTTCCTTGTACGCCATCATTGAGAGCTGGCTCAATGCAGCCGCACCGGCAGAGCAGCGCAGTAAGGTATTTTCCATCTATATGGTCATCAGCCTGGGCGCGGTTGCTCTAGCCCAGCAATTGCTGCGCCTCGACAGCCCGGCGGCGTTCACCTTGTTTGTTCTGGCCGCGGTGTTGCTGTGCCTTGGCCTTCTACCGGTCACCATGACCCGCTTGGCCCAGCCAAACAATTTGGAATTGCCCAGTTTTAAGTTCGATGTATTGTGGAAAGGCTCACCGGTCGCCGCAGCGACGTCGGGGTTTTCCGGCTTGGTGTTGGGTGCTTTCTGGGGCTTAGCCCCTGTATTTGCGGCGCGCTCTGGCTTGGACGCCGGAGGCATTGCGGGCATGATGAGTGCGGCCATCGTCGGCGGCATTGTCGGGCAAATTCCGCTGGGTTATTTCTCCGACTCGCACGACCGACGCTTGGTACTGGCGGTGATGATGGTGGTAGCGGTCGTTGTGTCCGTGTTAATGCTGTTTTTCACCAGCCCATCTTGGTTGTATCTGTTTATGGCAGCCTGGGGGGCGATGACCTTTGCGCTCTACCCCATTGCGATCGCCTTGATGGTAGATCACCTTGAGCCGGACGATGTGCTGTCCGGCTCCAGCGGCTTGCTGATGTTATATGGCGTGGGGGCGGCGTTTGGGCCGCTCATCGCAGGCGTATGGATGGACTGGCAAGGCGTATCAGCCCTGCCGACCTACTTTGCTGTGATGCTGGCGATTTTGCTCGGCATTCTGCTGTACAGCATCCAACAAACCCCGGATGAAGGTATTGACCACCCCGGTCACTTCTCGCCGATGTTGCGTACCACCCCACAGGGCTTGGAGATGATGCCGGACGCACCGGAAGATTTCTCGGAATTTACGGGCACCTTCAACGACGACGAAGGCAGCGTATTGCCCGTAGACGACGACCTACCAGAAACCCGGTAA
- a CDS encoding AEC family transporter, producing MDINSLSLLERIFFTVFPLVVIVGIGFFYARRRHTDMAMANQVNIDVFVPALIFSVMASESFDLPTYSTLAIGAFAVVLGSGLILWPLCRWIGVHPKTFLPPMMFNNSGNLGIPLMVLAFGEAALPAAVVLFLVENLLHFTVGAYVMDHKTKLLRLLRMPMIVATLAGLAWSTWQLPLPVPLKTAIDMLGQIAIPLMLFALGVRMTSIDFTHWKIGAWGAVLAPLSGIAIALLLQPWLQLDPTQFGYLVLFGALPPAVLNYMIAERYQQEPHLVASIVLLGNIGSLVFIPITLAFVL from the coding sequence GTGGATATCAACAGCTTGTCGCTGCTCGAACGCATCTTCTTCACCGTGTTCCCTTTGGTGGTGATCGTTGGCATCGGCTTTTTCTATGCGCGCCGCCGTCACACCGATATGGCGATGGCGAATCAGGTCAATATTGATGTCTTTGTTCCAGCGCTGATTTTCTCCGTAATGGCGTCGGAGTCCTTCGACTTGCCCACCTATTCAACCTTGGCTATAGGGGCTTTTGCGGTGGTTCTTGGGTCGGGGTTGATTCTCTGGCCACTGTGCCGTTGGATCGGCGTGCACCCGAAAACCTTTTTGCCGCCGATGATGTTCAACAACAGCGGCAATTTGGGCATTCCCTTGATGGTGCTAGCGTTTGGTGAGGCTGCATTGCCTGCCGCTGTGGTGCTGTTTTTGGTGGAAAACCTGCTGCACTTCACGGTGGGTGCTTATGTGATGGATCACAAAACCAAGTTGCTGCGCTTGCTGCGCATGCCGATGATTGTTGCAACGCTGGCTGGGCTGGCGTGGAGTACGTGGCAGTTGCCTTTGCCGGTACCGTTGAAAACCGCCATTGATATGTTGGGACAGATCGCCATTCCATTGATGCTGTTTGCTTTGGGTGTGCGCATGACCAGCATTGATTTCACGCATTGGAAAATCGGCGCGTGGGGCGCGGTGTTGGCGCCGTTGAGCGGGATTGCCATTGCGCTGTTACTGCAGCCGTGGTTACAGTTAGATCCAACGCAATTTGGCTACTTGGTGCTGTTCGGTGCCTTACCTCCGGCAGTGTTGAACTACATGATCGCCGAACGGTATCAACAAGAGCCGCATTTGGTTGCTTCCATCGTATTGCTGGGCAACATTGGTAGTTTGGTGTTTATCCCAATCACTCTGGCGTTTGTCTTATAG
- a CDS encoding DMT family transporter, with amino-acid sequence MTLSKNNTALAWFLLAATTLFWGGNFVLGRAVSAEIPPIALAWWRWVLAMAVILPFAAKGLWQVRAVLRREWRYLLLVSVLSVSVFNTFVYLGLQTSPATNALLLLSSGPVMILGFSWWLFSERINAQQVFGITLSLVGVIIIVTEGNPLALDALFAGGAGNLWILSAVIAWALYSVLLRKRPAEISGTVFFALTAVVGWLCLTPFFLFEHFVQGRVMVFNTTAALSIGYVGFFASVLAFLFWNRGIQMLGANRASNSIHLIPVWGLLLASVLLGERLLTFHWLGMGLIIAGILLASVLARRVASA; translated from the coding sequence ATGACGTTGAGCAAGAACAATACAGCACTGGCATGGTTTCTGTTGGCCGCAACCACCTTGTTTTGGGGTGGTAACTTTGTGCTCGGACGTGCCGTGTCGGCGGAGATTCCGCCCATAGCGTTGGCCTGGTGGCGCTGGGTGTTGGCCATGGCCGTAATTTTGCCGTTCGCGGCCAAAGGGTTGTGGCAGGTACGCGCGGTTTTGCGCCGCGAATGGCGGTATTTACTGCTGGTGTCGGTGCTGAGTGTGTCGGTGTTCAATACTTTTGTGTATCTGGGTTTGCAAACCTCGCCCGCCACCAATGCGTTGCTGTTGCTGTCTTCCGGGCCGGTGATGATTCTGGGGTTTTCGTGGTGGCTGTTCAGCGAGCGGATCAATGCTCAGCAGGTGTTTGGTATTACGTTGTCGTTGGTGGGCGTGATCATCATCGTAACCGAAGGCAATCCGTTGGCTCTGGATGCACTGTTCGCCGGCGGGGCGGGGAATTTGTGGATTCTATCTGCGGTGATCGCGTGGGCGCTGTATTCGGTGTTGCTGCGTAAGCGTCCGGCGGAAATCAGTGGCACGGTCTTTTTCGCGTTGACAGCGGTCGTCGGCTGGCTCTGTTTGACGCCGTTTTTCCTGTTCGAGCATTTTGTGCAGGGGCGGGTCATGGTGTTCAACACCACGGCGGCGCTGAGCATTGGTTATGTCGGTTTCTTTGCTTCCGTGCTGGCTTTTTTGTTCTGGAACCGGGGCATTCAGATGCTCGGTGCCAACCGGGCGAGCAATTCCATTCACCTGATACCCGTGTGGGGGCTGCTGCTCGCCAGCGTGCTGTTAGGTGAGCGCTTACTGACCTTTCATTGGCTGGGCATGGGCTTGATCATCGCCGGGATATTGTTGGCGAGTGTGTTGGCGCGGCGTGTAGCTTCGGCTTAA
- a CDS encoding response regulator transcription factor, with protein MTAKKIRVLLVDDHLLVLDGLQARLAMEPHIEIVGTANNGEQALCAAREMVPDVVIMDVSMPVLNGLEATKRFRTELPGTRILMLSMHDDREYILSLIQSGASGYVLKDVSSHELINAIETVHSGNTYFSSGASNALFQQARTSPDQALDDLSNRELMVLKLLAMGLSNKEIGRDLRISARTVETHRQNLKSKLGIQTIAGLTKYAIEKQLI; from the coding sequence ATGACCGCAAAGAAAATACGCGTGCTCTTGGTGGACGATCACCTTCTGGTACTGGACGGTCTGCAAGCGCGGCTCGCCATGGAGCCGCATATCGAAATTGTCGGTACCGCCAACAATGGCGAACAAGCCCTGTGCGCAGCACGCGAAATGGTGCCTGATGTGGTCATTATGGACGTGTCCATGCCGGTACTGAACGGCCTTGAAGCGACCAAACGCTTTCGCACCGAATTGCCGGGCACCCGCATCTTGATGCTGAGCATGCACGACGACCGCGAATACATTCTGTCGCTGATTCAGTCCGGCGCATCCGGCTACGTACTCAAAGATGTGTCGTCCCACGAACTTATTAACGCCATCGAAACCGTGCATTCCGGCAATACCTATTTCAGCTCTGGGGCGTCCAACGCCCTTTTCCAACAAGCGCGCACATCGCCCGACCAAGCCCTGGACGACCTCAGTAACCGCGAATTGATGGTGCTGAAGTTGTTGGCTATGGGCCTATCAAACAAAGAGATCGGGCGCGACCTGCGCATCAGCGCACGTACGGTGGAAACCCACCGACAGAACCTGAAAAGCAAACTGGGCATTCAAACCATTGCTGGCCTGACCAAATACGCCATTGAGAAGCAGTTGATTTAA
- a CDS encoding cache domain-containing protein: MKLKAKILLLAILPLLAAIGLLSYLGLHHSRNLADQVLAVYEYNLVEAKKQALKEQVDLAHSAINNIISDPNLTEAEAQSAVKVLLGKLEFGEDGYFFAYSQDGVNLVHPMIPEFVGQDLFEFQDRSGNLLIQHLLAAANSGGGYHRYIWERPPLMQQEDKLGYAALIKPWDWMFGTGLYLDSVYSEVDKVKASFDSNIQRSFAGAMGILIITVLLIIMLGLAINLHEHRLADSRLQELVQKFMRLQVNERRKFSRELHDGINQELVSLKFRLELAVKKLGGGDEPHPALHDLNIASSVLNGTIQEVRQISHNLRPVLLDDLGLKPALRALTEQFSERTAIQVQLRFELEDIKVPDDIETTIYRLAQECLTNIEKHADANRVTISLTYQSPDIHFEVSDNGRGFNPRTAKRQGIGLVNMKERVEVIGGTFNLISDLGSGALVAATLPCRQRKRMW; this comes from the coding sequence ATGAAACTCAAAGCAAAAATCTTACTCCTAGCCATATTACCCTTGCTTGCGGCTATTGGCTTGCTTTCCTACCTTGGACTGCACCATTCGCGCAACCTTGCCGATCAAGTGTTGGCAGTTTACGAATACAATCTGGTCGAGGCAAAGAAACAAGCGCTCAAGGAGCAGGTTGATCTTGCGCATTCGGCCATTAACAACATCATTTCTGATCCTAACCTGACCGAGGCCGAAGCCCAGTCTGCGGTGAAAGTTCTGCTGGGTAAACTGGAATTCGGTGAAGACGGCTACTTTTTTGCGTATTCACAAGATGGCGTTAATTTGGTTCACCCGATGATCCCCGAGTTTGTCGGCCAAGACCTGTTTGAGTTTCAAGACCGCAGCGGCAATCTGTTGATTCAACATCTACTGGCAGCCGCCAACAGTGGTGGGGGCTACCATCGCTATATCTGGGAACGCCCACCGCTGATGCAGCAAGAAGACAAGCTGGGCTACGCCGCGCTTATTAAACCTTGGGACTGGATGTTCGGTACCGGCCTGTACCTAGACTCTGTGTATTCGGAGGTGGATAAAGTCAAAGCGTCGTTCGATAGCAATATTCAACGCAGCTTCGCCGGGGCCATGGGCATTCTCATCATTACTGTACTGTTAATCATTATGCTTGGCCTTGCCATCAACTTGCACGAACACCGCCTAGCGGACAGCCGCTTACAAGAATTGGTACAGAAGTTCATGCGCCTGCAGGTGAATGAACGGCGGAAGTTCTCGCGCGAACTGCACGATGGCATTAACCAAGAGCTGGTGTCGCTGAAGTTTCGCCTCGAACTGGCGGTAAAAAAGCTCGGCGGTGGCGACGAACCGCACCCGGCCCTGCACGATCTAAACATCGCCAGTTCAGTGCTCAACGGCACCATTCAGGAAGTACGCCAGATATCGCACAATCTGCGCCCCGTCTTGCTCGACGACTTAGGGCTCAAACCCGCCCTGCGGGCGCTGACCGAGCAATTCTCTGAGCGCACGGCCATTCAGGTTCAGCTGCGCTTTGAACTGGAAGACATTAAGGTACCCGACGACATTGAAACCACGATCTATCGTTTGGCACAGGAATGCCTCACCAACATAGAGAAGCACGCCGACGCCAACCGGGTGACCATCAGCCTGACCTATCAGTCCCCCGACATCCATTTTGAAGTCAGTGACAATGGACGCGGTTTTAACCCTCGCACGGCCAAGCGGCAAGGCATTGGTTTGGTGAATATGAAGGAGCGCGTTGAAGTCATTGGCGGCACTTTCAACCTGATCTCTGATCTCGGCAGTGGTGCACTCGTGGCGGCAACCTTGCCTTGTCGTCAGAGGAAGCGCATGTGGTGA
- a CDS encoding TRAP transporter small permease subunit encodes MRILSLLIRAICRFNQGLGYILSWFTLGIVLVCFTVVVLRYFFAIGFVWMQDLFVWLNGVMFMGIAGYTLMQGQHVRVDIFYRPATVKRKALIDLIGSFVFIAPFVYTIIYYALPYVRRSWRLLEGSANYGGMPGLYIVKSFIIVFAVVIALQAIAMVCRSILILLNRDDLVPEYYQYKVGG; translated from the coding sequence ATGCGTATTTTGTCTCTGTTGATCAGGGCCATATGCCGATTTAACCAAGGGCTGGGATATATCCTCTCGTGGTTTACGCTGGGCATAGTGCTGGTCTGCTTTACCGTGGTGGTGTTGCGTTACTTTTTTGCAATCGGCTTTGTCTGGATGCAAGACCTGTTTGTTTGGCTCAACGGGGTCATGTTCATGGGTATAGCGGGCTATACCCTGATGCAAGGGCAGCACGTACGGGTCGATATCTTCTATCGTCCAGCGACGGTAAAACGCAAAGCGTTGATTGACCTTATTGGCTCCTTCGTCTTCATTGCGCCCTTTGTGTACACCATTATCTATTATGCCTTGCCGTATGTGCGACGTTCGTGGCGCTTGCTGGAAGGCTCGGCAAACTACGGTGGTATGCCGGGGCTGTACATTGTGAAGAGCTTCATCATCGTCTTTGCGGTGGTAATCGCCTTGCAGGCCATTGCTATGGTATGTCGCAGTATCTTGATATTGCTCAACCGTGACGATCTGGTGCCTGAGTACTATCAATATAAGGTAGGGGGCTGA
- a CDS encoding TRAP transporter large permease subunit: MGELLSLLMFFSIIGVLMMGFPVAFSLAGTSLIFATIGYYLGVFNPSNLASLAPRYMGVMLNDVLVAVPLFIFMGMMLERSGIAEQLLITMGRLFRTMRGGLGLSVIVVGALLAASTGIVGATVVTMGLLSLPAMLRAGYDPRLATGVICASGTLGQIIPPSTVLIFMGDMLAGVNQQVQMSMGNFAPTPVSVGDLFAGAFIPGLILVAVYILYMLYMAWRNPASCPALVVTDEEKAALLKDVFVTLLPPLLLIIAVLGSILGGVATPTESASVGAVGAILLAAIRGRLNYTNLRQVMVATANTTTMIFIILIGASVFSLVFRMMGGEELVSDFLNSLPGGMVGAIIFVMFLMFILGFILDTFEIIFLVIPITAPILLTMGVDPIWLGVMVAVNLQTSFLTPPFGFALFYLRGVAPDGVTTRQIYEGAMPFVGLQLLVIGLLVAFPNLVTWLPGVIYGR, from the coding sequence TTGGGCGAACTGCTGTCGTTGTTAATGTTCTTCAGCATCATCGGCGTGCTGATGATGGGGTTCCCAGTGGCGTTTTCGCTGGCCGGCACCTCGCTGATTTTCGCCACCATTGGTTACTACCTTGGGGTATTCAATCCGAGCAACCTGGCGAGTTTGGCCCCGCGTTATATGGGCGTGATGCTCAATGATGTACTGGTGGCGGTGCCGCTGTTTATCTTTATGGGCATGATGCTGGAGCGCTCCGGCATCGCTGAACAGCTATTGATTACTATGGGTCGTTTGTTCCGCACCATGCGCGGTGGTTTGGGCCTGTCGGTGATTGTGGTGGGTGCTTTGCTGGCTGCTTCCACAGGTATTGTGGGCGCTACTGTGGTGACCATGGGCTTGCTGTCGTTACCGGCGATGTTGCGCGCGGGCTATGATCCCCGATTGGCAACCGGTGTTATCTGTGCGTCCGGTACTTTGGGGCAGATTATTCCGCCTTCAACGGTGTTGATCTTCATGGGTGACATGTTGGCAGGCGTTAACCAGCAGGTGCAGATGTCGATGGGTAACTTCGCACCGACACCCGTGTCGGTGGGTGATCTCTTTGCCGGTGCCTTCATTCCCGGGCTGATTCTCGTTGCGGTGTACATCCTGTATATGCTGTACATGGCGTGGCGCAATCCGGCCAGCTGCCCAGCCTTGGTGGTCACTGACGAAGAAAAGGCTGCCTTGCTGAAAGACGTATTCGTGACCTTGTTGCCGCCTCTGCTGTTGATTATTGCGGTATTGGGTTCGATTCTGGGTGGTGTAGCAACCCCTACTGAGTCGGCCTCGGTCGGTGCGGTTGGGGCCATTTTGTTGGCCGCGATTCGTGGGCGCCTGAATTACACCAATTTACGCCAAGTGATGGTGGCAACCGCCAATACCACCACCATGATTTTTATTATCCTGATCGGTGCATCGGTGTTCTCGTTGGTGTTCCGTATGATGGGTGGTGAAGAGCTGGTCAGTGACTTCCTGAATTCACTGCCGGGCGGTATGGTCGGCGCCATTATTTTCGTTATGTTTTTGATGTTCATACTGGGCTTTATTCTGGATACCTTCGAAATCATTTTCTTGGTTATCCCGATTACGGCGCCCATTCTGCTGACCATGGGTGTTGACCCGATCTGGTTGGGCGTGATGGTGGCCGTCAACTTGCAAACCAGCTTCCTGACACCACCGTTCGGCTTTGCCTTATTCTATCTGCGTGGGGTTGCGCCAGACGGTGTGACCACGCGGCAAATCTATGAAGGAGCGATGCCGTTTGTAGGATTACAGCTATTGGTTATTGGTCTGCTTGTGGCCTTCCCGAATCTCGTCACCTGGTTACCGGGGGTCATTTACGGGCGGTAA
- a CDS encoding TRAP transporter substrate-binding protein, translating into MKRRDFIAGAAVGAGALALTACSSDSGTATNTGAAAPAVQQSRITWRMVTTWPQNFPGLGVGAQRLADRITQMSGGRLTIQVYPAGSLVPALGTFDAVIEGSAEMSHGAAYYWQNKSQATNFFTGVPYGMTSREMGAWIRYMGGQEIWDKVYDQYGVKGFLSGDTGTQAGGWFRGELRGLQDIQGLRFRTPGLGGQVWSRMGATVVNMAGGEIFAALQSGALDAAEFVGPYNDLALGFHQILKDYYFPSFIEPGLATELVVSKSKFAELPADLQKIVELACQAEYDQVASDFYANDPIALNTLVTQHGVRVRQFPDEILRAGAEAAKAILTELRGSSDALTRETAESFVRSLNILRSRTDTNDMAFLRARERFFQLD; encoded by the coding sequence ATGAAACGTCGTGATTTTATCGCAGGGGCTGCCGTGGGCGCCGGTGCTTTGGCACTGACCGCTTGTTCTTCAGATAGCGGGACTGCTACCAACACTGGAGCTGCTGCTCCTGCGGTGCAACAGTCTCGAATTACTTGGCGCATGGTGACCACTTGGCCACAGAACTTCCCCGGTCTGGGTGTGGGTGCGCAGCGTTTAGCGGATCGTATTACGCAGATGTCTGGCGGCCGTTTAACCATCCAGGTCTATCCTGCAGGCTCATTGGTGCCAGCTTTGGGTACGTTTGATGCGGTCATCGAAGGTTCGGCTGAAATGAGCCACGGTGCGGCTTATTACTGGCAGAACAAGAGCCAAGCCACTAACTTCTTCACTGGGGTGCCTTACGGTATGACCTCGCGTGAAATGGGTGCTTGGATTCGTTACATGGGTGGCCAGGAAATCTGGGACAAAGTGTACGATCAGTACGGCGTAAAAGGCTTCTTGTCCGGCGATACCGGTACTCAAGCGGGTGGTTGGTTCCGCGGTGAATTGAGAGGCCTGCAGGACATCCAAGGCCTGCGTTTCCGTACTCCAGGTTTAGGCGGACAGGTGTGGTCACGTATGGGTGCTACCGTGGTCAACATGGCGGGTGGCGAAATCTTCGCTGCGCTGCAGTCTGGTGCGTTGGATGCGGCTGAATTCGTTGGGCCTTACAACGACTTGGCGCTGGGCTTCCATCAGATCCTGAAAGACTACTACTTCCCAAGTTTCATCGAGCCAGGCTTGGCTACGGAACTGGTGGTTAGCAAGTCCAAGTTCGCTGAATTGCCTGCCGATCTGCAGAAAATCGTTGAGTTGGCATGCCAAGCGGAATACGACCAAGTGGCGTCTGATTTCTACGCGAACGACCCGATTGCATTAAACACTTTGGTAACGCAGCACGGCGTGCGTGTTCGCCAGTTCCCAGATGAGATCCTGCGGGCCGGTGCGGAAGCAGCGAAAGCCATTCTGACTGAATTGCGTGGCAGCAGCGATGCATTGACACGTGAAACTGCAGAAAGCTTCGTGCGGTCGTTGAACATTCTGCGTAGTCGTACGGATACTAACGACATGGCGTTTCTGCGTGCTCGTGAGCGGTTCTTCCAGCTGGATTAA